The Pedobacter ginsengisoli region CCAAAACCAATCCCATGCATATAAAATTTAGCAATCTCCTTTAGTGAGTATGGAGTAAGCCGGTTCGCCGGATCAAAATTTAAAAAAATGTGCAGGCCATTTACTTTAGTGCGCGGATTCAATGCGGCCATCTTTTCCAGCATTCCCAAACGATCAGACTGAGTCAGTTCGGCAAGTTGACAGGGGTAATTCTCAGCCATCATGCAGGTAGCATCCCCCGAGATCAGTTTACGCTCATTATAGTAAAAGCTGGAGCTTATGGATTTGATTGTTTTTATGTGTGCAACCATTTCTCAGCAGTTGAATTGATAAATCTATTAATCTCCTCAACTTTTTTCAACAATTTTCGACGGTCCATTTCATAGTTTAAAAGCCAAGTGTGGAATAGTGAAAGGTTGGGCAAGGCCTGCAGTTTCTCAATGGCCTGGTTAAGGTGGATCAACACATCATTTAAACCCTGTCTTAAAGTCACCAGTTCAACAAAAATATCCTGTAGCGACTGGTTTCTCGAGGCTGCAATCATGGGCTTCCCCAATAAGATCGCCCGTGCGTACTCGCTAAAACTGGTCTGGGTTGTGCCTGCAAAATTCTCCAGCAACCGCTCTTGTTCTCCTGCTGTTAACCGCACAGCATAGCATTTGTTTCTAATATTTTTCTTGTTTTTCATTCCTGTATCCTTAATCAATATTTAAAAGCATTACAATACACCGATGAGACAGTGTTTTAACCTGGCTACGGCGCCATCTGAAGACCCGGCAATCTTTTATGCACAGTATTTATTCTGACCTGTTGTACAAAAGTAAGGTTGATTAAACCTAGAAAACGACCCAGTATAAATTCTAAAGAGGATAACCTTCATGATCAAAAAATAACAGGAAAGGCCAGCTCAAGGCCAATGAGAAATTTAAGCCGAGGCTCAAACGTAGCAAGAAGCGCAATAAAAGCATAAACAACAATGAAAATTTTTTCCAATGCACCTTAAATTCTAAATAGGTTATTCCCCACACAATAGATGACCTTTATAACCCGATCATTTAATGAAAAAGTTCCAGTCATTCCAAGCCTGCTAGGAAGACAAACAAATCGTGATTACCTGAGCGCCTCAATGATTCGCAATTACTTAAAATTTCAACTATGGGAGAATACATAAAATACAAAAACAAGGTCATTAAACTGGGGACCTGTGAAAGCCTCTATTATGCCTGCTATCCAAAATATGTTCTGGCACTGGAATCAGGCCAGCTTCGGCAAGAACCTGGAAACCTTTCCCCCGAACAATATGCCCAGGCGGATATGGGTTTCCTTTTTCGCTTTCCTTTTCCGGATGAAGATCATTTGAAACTGGGAGAAGTA contains the following coding sequences:
- a CDS encoding plasmid mobilization protein; the protein is MKNKKNIRNKCYAVRLTAGEQERLLENFAGTTQTSFSEYARAILLGKPMIAASRNQSLQDIFVELVTLRQGLNDVLIHLNQAIEKLQALPNLSLFHTWLLNYEMDRRKLLKKVEEINRFINSTAEKWLHT